In Phoenix dactylifera cultivar Barhee BC4 chromosome 1, palm_55x_up_171113_PBpolish2nd_filt_p, whole genome shotgun sequence, the genomic stretch GGTTTCAAAATCATGTGCAAACCTTTTTGATATGGGATCTAATGATGCTTTTGACTTCAATCAGGCTATCAAATCACTTCCTAGAGTGATGACTGCTCCTGGTATTATTACGGATATAGATGGGGTTACAAGCAGTGATGAGGATTCTAATACTTCAACGACTTGGGATCGGAAAATTATAGTAGCGAATTTTCTTCCACTTCATACTTCAAAGGATCAAACCAATGGAAAATGGTGTTTCGCATGGGATGAGGACTCACTTCTGCTGCAACTAAAAGATGGCTTTTCTGCTGATACTGAAGTTCTCTACATAGGTAGTTTAAAGGTTGATGTAGATGCTAGCGAGCAAGAAGAGGTTGCCCAAAAGCTCCTTGAGGACTACAGGTGCATACCCACTTTCCTCTCTCCAGACCTCCAAAAGAAGTTCTATCATGGCTTCTGTAAACAGCAACTATGGCCTCTTTTCCATTACATGCTTCCCATCTGCCTTGACAAGGGTGACCTTTTCGACCGTTCTCTGTTTCAGGCTTATGTTTCTGCCAATAAAATATTTGCAGACAAGGTTGTGGAGGTTATCAATTCAGATGAGGACTATGTATGGGTTCATGACTATCACCTTATGCTTCTCCCCACTTTCTTAAGGAGACGGCTGAACCGAGTGAGGCTTGGTTTCTTTCTCCACAGCCCATTTCCCTCCTCAGAGATCTACAGGACACTGCCAGTTAGAGATGAAATCCTCAGGGCATTGCTTAATGCTGATCTTATTGGTTTTCAGACATTTGATTATGCTCGGCATTTCCTTTCTTGCTGTAGCAGGATGTTAGGCCTGAACTATGAATCTAAGCGTGGTTATATTGGATTGGAATACTTTGGTCGTACAGTTAACGTCAAGATTCTCTCAGTGGGTGTTCACATAGGTCGGCTCCAATCGTTGTTGAATTTTCCTGATACATTTACCAAGGTTCAAGAGATTGAGCAGAGATTCAAGGGAAAAAAATTGTTATTAGGTGTAGATGACATGGATATCTTTAAAGGCATCAGTCTGAAATTGCTAGGATTGGAGCTTTTACTGGAGAGGCATCCCAAACTAAGAGGAGAGATAGTCCTTGTACAAATTGTCAATCCGGCAAGAAGCATGGGAAAAGATGTGAACGAAGCAAGAGAGGAAGCAATATCTATAGCTAAAAGGGTCAACCTTTGCTATGGTGCTCCTGGCTACGAACCGGTGCTCCTTATTGACAGCCCTATAcctttttatgaaaaaattgcTTTCTATGTGGCAGCAGAATGTTGCATTGTAAATGCTGTTAGAGATGGCATGAACTTAGTCCCGTATGAGTACATAGTCTGCAGACAGGGGACTGAGGAGATGGATAAATGTAGGGGTGTTGGTTTGGAGTTACCTCACACGAGCACGCTTATTGTTTCTGAGTTCGTTGGTTGCTCTCCTTCTCTTAGTGGGGCTTTCAGGGTCAACCCTTGGAGTGTTGAGGATGTGGCTGATGCTTTATATCAAGCAACTGACTTGTCAGTATCTGAGAAGCAGTTGCGCCATGAAAAACATTACCGTTATGTCAGCTCCCATCATGTTGCTTATTGGGCCCGCAGCTTTGCCCAGGATCTGGAGAGAGCATGTAAAGATCACTACAACCGAAGGTGCTGGGCCATTGGATTTGGCTTAGGTTTCAGAGTTGTTGCCCTTTCTCCTAGTTTCAGAAAGTTGTCCTTTAATCACATTATTTCTTCATACAAGAAAACCCATGGGAGAGCAATATTTTTGGATTATGATGGTACCCTTGTGCCAGAAGCATCTATTGATAACACTCCAAGTGCAGATATCATATCTATGCTGAACAACTTGTGCAGCGATCCAAAAAATACTGTGTTTATTGTCAGTGGAAGAGGACAGACTTCTCTCGATGAATGGTTTGCATCTTGTGATGACCTTGGTATTGCTGCTGAACATGGCTATTTCATTAGGTATGTCAATTAAACCTCTTATTTTTTCTGGCCGACCATTTTATGATATCATCTGAGCTGCTACATGAGCTGTTATGTACCTTTTTTCCTTCTATAGATGGATGAAAGCCACTGATTGGGAATCTAGTTCAAATGTTGTCGACTCTGACTGGAAGAAGATTGCAGAACCTGTTATGAGATTATATACTGAGACAACGGATGGTTCCTATATAGAACCAAAGGAGAGCGCATTGGTATGGCACCATCAGTATGCAGATCCTGACTTTGGTTCTTGCCAAGCGAAGGAACTACTGGACCATCTTGAGAATGTGCTAGCAAATGAGCCAGTGGTTGTCAAAAGAGGTCAGCATATTGTGGAAGTTAAACCGCAGGTAGATATTTTCTGCTTTAGAACCTTTACCATGTTTTTCGTTTCCTGATCTTGTCTATTGCTGTTTGCTGCTGGTAAGAATTAATGAGACATGATTACATGCAGGGAGTTAGCAAAGGGGTGGTTGTGGAGAAGCTCATCAGAACATTGGTCAATAGTGGGAAGCCACCAGATTTTGTGATGTGTATTGGGGATGATCGATCTGATGAGGACATGTTTGAAAGCATCAATAGTGCATCTTCTAGTAATCTGTTTCCTGCAGTTCCAGAAGTGTTTGCATGCACGGTTGGACAAAAGCCGAGCAAGGCCAAGTATTATCTCGAAGATACTGGTGAAGTGATAAGATTACTGCAGGGCATTGCTGCCATTTCAACGAAACAAAATAAGATCACCCACAATCAAGTTTCCTTTGTGAGGCCACATGAAGCGGATGATTAAGCTCATTTCTCCTTTAGCTACTGGTGACAGCCTGTACATTCTGATGGTCTACATCTTCTGAAATTCATATATCTTAGCATATTCTAATGTTTGGAGTTGATATTCAGGATACTGACTCTGATACTTTCGTCCTTACCTGTCATCACATTCATATGCATATGCTTTTGAACAGCAGAGGTAATGACTGACTTGGATATGATTGAAGGTGCCGACATTGTAGGCAGTTTTGAAAGTGCAAGGAATCTTTGAGGTATTCTTTTGTGACATTGCTCGAAGTTTCCTGTTAATTTGTATAGGCACTGGCATATATAACCAATTAGCCAAACGTTTGAATGAATACAGTTCTAACTTCAGAGCTTTTGTTGacttgcttgaatttgtttttttgatgcaatgtgtatatattttttttaaaaaaagtattcTCATTGTGTTTTCATCCTCTGGTGCTCGACCTTTTTAATCTGAAGATCTAAAAATCCTGCAACATTTTGGATTGTTGAGAATGGATGATGCTCGTGTTGTCATTCTGTGTGATGGTGCAGATTGTCCGGATCGTAGTTGCCGTGGCCCTAGTGTCTTGTGAGATGGAAGTAGATTTGTTGCAAGAAAAATGGTACAGCTTATCTTTGTAAGGACACACTCGACTTCAATAAAAATGGTGCATACAAGCTGGATATGTAGTGCAACAGAATTTCTCTCTCTCAGTGCAGCGGGGTGTTAAAAGAGGTGTGATCTCTGGTTTTAACTGGAGGGGTGACAGTGGGTCAGGTTCACCATTTCCTAATCCAAGTTCAGTAATGGTCAACCCGAAACCATTTGTTTCGGGTGGGTTCAGGTTTTGCCATGCTGTTTGCTGGAAGTAAAATGAATGGCTTCACACTGATTTTAGAATGTTAGTCTCCAGCGTAATGTTAAAAGTCTGCACACCTGGCCCTTGAGCAAGTCATTCTTCGTGCTTTGTATAGCATCAGTCCTTGAATCTTCTTTGCCAGGCTGTGAATGGGTCCTTTCTTATTGACGAATACAGGATGTTGCTATGTCTCTgtgcttttgattttgtatACCTTTGGTTTTTCAGACAACCATTCTTGGATTTTTAATGCCATTACTTGCTATCTgtgaaaaaaattttttttttcagggcTGATGCTTCAGCCCTAATGCCGATTTGGGCGCTGCTATTTGTTCTTCTTGCAGCTTAGAATGTCCACGCTGGGTCCATCGCCATCTCTCTTCTCCCCACAATAATGGAGGTCAACCTTAGCGTCCTGCAGGGTCTGCATGGCAATATGACTtggcccccaccccgctctttaCTGTAATACAAGAGGTAATGCCTGGTGGACCATTGGGTCTGGCTGGCCGGTTGTAACCTTTGTGCCTCCTTCCACTGCTTCCATGTGGTAGTGAGGATTTATAGGCTCTGTAGCATCATTGGGTTGGGGTTGTATTTTTGGtgcagaagaaatgaagaataaTTGATCTTTTTTTGCGATGTCGTTCATTGGTCGTGCCTTACAGCTCTCACAATATTTCGAACTCTTTATTCATCAATCTGCATAGATCTCGAAGCGATGTTTGTATGATTGGTAGATTCGTGTGAAAGAAGACAAATCGGTTTTTCGTGCGGAAGATACAACCCTAATTCACCATCATTAAGGTCTCCTATTGGTTTCTCTTTAATTTGTTCTCTTCTCTCTATTCAGTAGGTTGTTGGCATAGAAACCATTTGGCATTGAAGCTTGATCAAGGGTATGGCGAGCTAATTTATTCAGCGGTCGGTCAGTCTTATTTCTTCAGTCGTTTTTGGTTCCGGTTGGTTAAGGTCCGGGAGATATTCTTTTGTCTCACAACAAACAGCATCCCATCCGTGATgctcaaaagaagtattttcttAACTTCTAaggcaagcaaaaaaaaaacttctcagAAAAAATAAGTATTTGATAATAATATCTGAAAAAGTGCTTttacgaaaaaaaaagaaaagaagataatAATAGTATCAGAAGAATTTAGAAAACCTACTTCTTGacttttttttgagaatttatTTTGAGAATACTTTTGTGAGGAGAATTTATTAAAAAGGAGAAGCAATACCAAATGATCCCTAaaagtattattcaaaattattaTAAGGAACTCCAGAAAATTGAATATTTGTGATTCAGAGAATCATCTGTCTCTCTATATAACATGATGGATGTTGCTACATTTAGTCTAGATACTAGATGATTTTTAACTTCTATGGTAAAGAAAAAATTGCTGCTTAGAAaatgcttttacaaaaaaaaataagtatttgaaaaaaatgcttttacaaaaataagttaaattattatttttagaagAAACTAGAAAACTACTTGCCATCTTCTCCTTTTGAGAAgaatttatttttgagaatGCATTTTTCAGGAGAatttattaacaaaaataagcAGTGCCAAACAATCCCTAAAGTATCAAGCAAAATCTTTTAAGGAGCTCCAAAAAATGAGATACCTGTGATGTAAAGAATCATCTGTCCCTCTATATAACATATAACAGTTACATCTAATCTAGATACCAGAAAATTTTATCGGCTGATAGGTCTTTTGGTAGAGTGGACAATGAAATGTATGACAGTAAAATTTGGGGATCCAGTAAGAACTAATCTTcttgttttaaaataataaaatttacttgaaaaataaatttatcctACAAAATAGAGATTGAAGGCTTTTCATATCACGCTCAAGGGTGATTTTTTGACGGTTGTTAGGTTACTAGTTGATTTACTGGCTTATCCTTAGCGGCTAGATCTCATCCTCTGAGGCAAGATTCTTGAAAAATGACAATTATTCTACTAAAGTTTAAGATGATGCATATGCATCAGGACGTTAACAATTATTTCCAGCCATGCATGCACGTGTGCGCTAGGAAGCGAAAAAAAATAATCTGAAGTTAAAAAAGTGGATCTGGATTCGGGTTCTGATCTAATTACAACTCCAGTAACCAAGCCTGTAATTTCTATCTTGCATAGGCTTCTCAATGGGGATGGTTAAGATAGGAATGTTTCAAGTTGGTTTCACGTAGTTGTAGCTACTAAAAAGGCTTGTCAACCTAAATCCAACTTGTTTATTGAATAAGTAAAAACTAAATGCAACATTTATATTAAACAGGTAAAATGATCGGGCATATATAGCTCATTTAGTAAGTAGATGACATCTGACCGAGTCTATGATTTATAAATCAAAGAATGTAAAACACAATTTAAATTGATCAATGTATTGAATAGATTTTCATCAAATCAAGTTGGATCAAATCTCTGATTTATTTAGGAC encodes the following:
- the LOC103701630 gene encoding probable alpha,alpha-trehalose-phosphate synthase [UDP-forming] 9 isoform X1, with translation MMVSKSCANLFDMGSNDAFDFNQAIKSLPRVMTAPGIITDIDGVTSSDEDSNTSTTWDRKIIVANFLPLHTSKDQTNGKWCFAWDEDSLLLQLKDGFSADTEVLYIGSLKVDVDASEQEEVAQKLLEDYRCIPTFLSPDLQKKFYHGFCKQQLWPLFHYMLPICLDKGDLFDRSLFQAYVSANKIFADKVVEVINSDEDYVWVHDYHLMLLPTFLRRRLNRVRLGFFLHSPFPSSEIYRTLPVRDEILRALLNADLIGFQTFDYARHFLSCCSRMLGLNYESKRGYIGLEYFGRTVNVKILSVGVHIGRLQSLLNFPDTFTKVQEIEQRFKGKKLLLGVDDMDIFKGISLKLLGLELLLERHPKLRGEIVLVQIVNPARSMGKDVNEAREEAISIAKRVNLCYGAPGYEPVLLIDSPIPFYEKIAFYVAAECCIVNAVRDGMNLVPYEYIVCRQGTEEMDKCRGVGLELPHTSTLIVSEFVGCSPSLSGAFRVNPWSVEDVADALYQATDLSVSEKQLRHEKHYRYVSSHHVAYWARSFAQDLERACKDHYNRRCWAIGFGLGFRVVALSPSFRKLSFNHIISSYKKTHGRAIFLDYDGTLVPEASIDNTPSADIISMLNNLCSDPKNTVFIVSGRGQTSLDEWFASCDDLGIAAEHGYFIRWMKATDWESSSNVVDSDWKKIAEPVMRLYTETTDGSYIEPKESALVWHHQYADPDFGSCQAKELLDHLENVLANEPVVVKRGQHIVEVKPQGVSKGVVVEKLIRTLVNSGKPPDFVMCIGDDRSDEDMFESINSASSSNLFPAVPEVFACTVGQKPSKAKYYLEDTGEVIRLLQGIAAISTKQNKITHNQVSFVRPHEADD
- the LOC103701630 gene encoding probable alpha,alpha-trehalose-phosphate synthase [UDP-forming] 9 isoform X2; translated protein: MTAPGIITDIDGVTSSDEDSNTSTTWDRKIIVANFLPLHTSKDQTNGKWCFAWDEDSLLLQLKDGFSADTEVLYIGSLKVDVDASEQEEVAQKLLEDYRCIPTFLSPDLQKKFYHGFCKQQLWPLFHYMLPICLDKGDLFDRSLFQAYVSANKIFADKVVEVINSDEDYVWVHDYHLMLLPTFLRRRLNRVRLGFFLHSPFPSSEIYRTLPVRDEILRALLNADLIGFQTFDYARHFLSCCSRMLGLNYESKRGYIGLEYFGRTVNVKILSVGVHIGRLQSLLNFPDTFTKVQEIEQRFKGKKLLLGVDDMDIFKGISLKLLGLELLLERHPKLRGEIVLVQIVNPARSMGKDVNEAREEAISIAKRVNLCYGAPGYEPVLLIDSPIPFYEKIAFYVAAECCIVNAVRDGMNLVPYEYIVCRQGTEEMDKCRGVGLELPHTSTLIVSEFVGCSPSLSGAFRVNPWSVEDVADALYQATDLSVSEKQLRHEKHYRYVSSHHVAYWARSFAQDLERACKDHYNRRCWAIGFGLGFRVVALSPSFRKLSFNHIISSYKKTHGRAIFLDYDGTLVPEASIDNTPSADIISMLNNLCSDPKNTVFIVSGRGQTSLDEWFASCDDLGIAAEHGYFIRWMKATDWESSSNVVDSDWKKIAEPVMRLYTETTDGSYIEPKESALVWHHQYADPDFGSCQAKELLDHLENVLANEPVVVKRGQHIVEVKPQGVSKGVVVEKLIRTLVNSGKPPDFVMCIGDDRSDEDMFESINSASSSNLFPAVPEVFACTVGQKPSKAKYYLEDTGEVIRLLQGIAAISTKQNKITHNQVSFVRPHEADD